AGGATCACCGATGCCGTCGGCGGGCAGCCGCCACCATTCCACTTCGCCGCTTTCATCGGAGAGAGCGACAAGGGATTTGCCATCAGGAAGGAATTGAGCCTGGCGATAGCGGACCCCCGGTTTTCTTGTGACCTCAACAAAACGGCCTGTTTTAGCCGGTGTGACAAAGACCTGCCCCCTGGCTGTGAGAGCCAACCGGTCCCCGTTGAAAGAGGGCTGCGCCGCCGTGAGATAATCGATCGGTTTCTCGACCCAACGGATCCGGGTTTGATCAAAATCAGAGACGAGCGTGATGGGGATCTTTCTGCTTTCGCCGGAAACAACCGAGTAGAGATAGAGATCGGCGCCGAGCTGATAGACGATGTTCCCCTCTGAGAGATCGGGGTCCTTGACATCCCATCCCTCATACATGGTGTGCTGCCGGAGATCGGCGCCTTCAGCATTCATCGACCATATATTCATGGTCCCATCTCGATCGCTGATGAAATAGACACGGTGATCCCACCACATGGGGTTCCGGCTGGTGCTCGTGTCATCCGATGTCAGGGGGACCGCCTCTTCATTGCCGCCGCCATATTTCCAGATGTTTTGCGCTGTGCCGCCTCGATACCTTTTTGTGTGGCTTCCCTGTGCGGCGAAACGGGTGAAGAAAAGGGTCGAGCTCTCCGGATCGTAGGTGCCCTCCGCGGCCTGAGCCAAAGGAATGAGTTTGATGATCCCCGATTCCGGATCCAGGGTGGCGAGTTGTGTGCTGGGGAGTGTTGAAAAGCTCATTGTCGCATAAAGGATGCCGCCAGCGGGGGTCCAGCCCACCACACGTCCCTCTTGTCCATCATAGGTCAGCCGGGTGGGAAGTCCTCCCTCCATGGGGATTGTATATATTTCCCTCGGTCCTTCGTAGGAGGCGGAAAAGGCGACGAGCTCTCCCGAGGGGGAAATCGAAGGATAGTATTCCGATTCCGGGTGGGTCGTCAGGCGTTGCGCCGCTCCACCAGCGATGTCGATTCTCCAAAGATCTCCTTCCGCGACGAAGATCACACTTCCGCCATGAATCGCGGGATAGCGGTAGTATCCTTCCTTCGGCGCCGCGAGAAGTGCCGAGGGGAGAAGGAAAAGAAGGGCAATGGATAGGGACCAACGCATAATCGACCCTTTCTATATTAGGGATGGAATAAGATACCGCTGAGCTTAGCTTCTTTACAATATACGGATCAATGCCCCCGGATGTTGCCGGCATGGTACCGGCTAACTGACTTTATTTCAAAGAGTTCCCGGACAACATTGATTCTCCAGGTCACCCGCCGCCTTGCCGATAAAGGGAATGAAATATTGAATATCAACACCTGAGAGGGTAAAGGGAGGATCTGTATGCCATCGAAAAGAAGGGGAACACTATTTTTTGGTTTGCTGTGCCTCGTGGTCGCACTTCAGGGGTGCGGCAGCGACAATTCGACGAACAGCGGGGGAAACCCTGGGGACGATGATCCCTTTGAAGGGTATCTGATACTTGCCTCCTTCCAGGCGGCGTTGACCGAAAGCGGGAGTTTTACCGGTACGGTTCTCCGGCTTGATCCCTCTGATCCATCGGCGAGGGATTGCGCGTTCACGGTCAATCAGACGGAGATTCCCTTGGTCAGCTTGGCCAGCACTGATGATGAGGCGGTTTTCGCCAAATTCGATTGGGGTTATGACCCGGGAACACTTTACACCGCCAATGTCTCTGTGAATGGAAAATCGGCGCAATGCAGTTTTACGGCGCCGGATTATACATGGGTCACAATTACTGCTCCTGGAGATGACAGGGGATTCACACCCGGAGAGGCGATAGATCTGGTGTGGGAATACGATGGTGATGTCCCCGGACATGTCTATGTCGGTGTGAGCGGCTCGGACGGTGATGAGGACGTCATGCTCCTCGAAGAGGAACTGGCCGGATCAACGACTCATTATACAATCAATGCGGACAAGACGGGGGAGTGGGATTCATATGAAGAGCTGCTCATAACCGTCGATCTCGGTGAATTAGCCTGGCCCTTCACAGGAGAGCTGGCATCGGTGGGAAGCGGGATCGGCATCGTTCTTCCCGGGGATGCGGCCATCCTGACGCAGGGGGCCGATCCGGGTGAAACCAATTGGTGGATTACCGCCTATCTGGATCAGTGGACAATGGATGCCGATGGGACAAGCACAACGCAGGTCTTTGTGACGATTCAGGATGATTTCGGCGTCGATTGTCCGAATGGAACGACGGTCACCTTCTCCGTGACGCCGGAAGGGTACGCCGGTGTGACGCCCCAAACCGTAACAACAACAGACGGGGAGGCCTCGGCGACGGTCACCGCCGGTACGACGGCGGGGGAGGTTCACATTGTCGCCTCGGCTCTCGGCGTCGAAGAGTATGCCGAGCTCCACTTGAATGAGGTTATCCACGTCACGGTGAGCCAGGGTACCCATCCTGAAATTAATTGGACACCCGCCAATGCGATGTATGGAATGATCATCCGCCAGGCCGGTCTTTCGATAGGGAATGTCCGGTGGACGATCATCGGAACCATCGGGGGATTTCATCCGGCGGTGGTTTATGGAAGGGTGCCGGACAATGCACAGCAGCTCTACCCGCTGGCGGGAGCGGCGCCGATCCCTTTGACGATTGGAACAGACTACCAGCTGTGCCTCGTCGACGCGGTGGGCGACACGACTTTTGTGGATTTTATGCCGTAATTATTCGTGTGAACCTAGAGCAGATCCTTCAGCCGGAGCCTGGCGGCCGAGAGAACCGCCAGGCTCCTGCTACAAATTGAAAGCGATCTCCGAACTCGATCCCGCTATCTCATCAGCAGCATCCGCCGGCTCTCACGATAAGCCCCGGCATTCAGGCGATAGAAATAGACACCTGGAGCAACCTGATGTCCGTAATCATCCCGTCCATCCCAATGGATGGGATGACTCCCCGGCGCCTGCTCGATCCCACTCAACAGACTCTTCACGCGCCGCCCGGCCAAATCATAAATCATCAGGCTGACCGGCGCGCTCTGCCGCAGGTCGTAGCGGATCAAAGTCGGTGTTGTCGCCCGGAAGGGATTCGGCGCATTCGGATAGAGCTTTGTTGAGAGCGGCTGCACGGATTCGCCGGCCCCGGAAGAGACCTTTTCGAGTATCGTGATTTGCTGATCGGCGGCGACCATCAGACTTTCCTGAACCGTGCCTCCCGGCCAGAAGACCTGTAATGACGTGACGAGGGTCTCTGAACCCAGACCGAAATGGGCGATTAATGATTGTTGGAGACGATCGGCCTTGATTTCTCGAACCTGGATGCCGCGACCCGTGACAATTCTGACCCGCGCGCCGATACCGCAGGCGTTCGATGCAGCGCCGGCCAATTTTACTTGTAAGTAGTGGCGGCCTCCGGCGCTGTTGTTCTGAGCCAGCGTGTTGCTGTTTGCTGGGAAAGTGACGCCGAAATAGGTGTCGAGATCGCCGTCATTGTCATAGTCAGCCCAGGCATTAGTGGTTGTATAGTCCTCCCACATGAACAACCCATGTGTGTCCTCGACGAAGTTTCCCGAACCGTCATTGAGATAGATGCGGCTCCGCTCCTGGTTGTTGATAAGGTAGATATCGAGATCGCCGTCATTCTCTACATCAACACAGGTCGCCATGCTGCAATGGTCGGTGTCATCGAGAGGGGCCGCGGTGATATCGGTAAAGGCGAAGTTGCCGTCATTGCGCAGCAGTATGTTGGGAACACCGTAATTTCCATCGACCAGGTAGATATCCTGATCACCGTCATTGTCGTAGTCACCACAGCAAGCCTGGTGGCTGCCGACACAACTCAGAGGGGGCGTCGTAATGTCTGTAAAGACGCCGTTGTCATTACGAAGCATCTTGTTTGGGACGCCCATCTCAACCAGATAAAGATCCATGTCCCCATCATTATCGTAGTCGCTCCATGCCGCGTGAGCCGTATTCCCCGTGTCGCCCTCGGGACCAATGGTGGCATCGGAGAAGGCGCCGCCGCCGTCATTGTGGTAGAGCTTGTTGGCCTGTCCGGAGAAAGCGACGTAGAGATCGATCCTGCCGTCATTGTCATAGTCGACCCAGGTGGGGCGATAACCGTAGAAACCGCAGTTTATCGGCCAGGTTGTTGCATCGGAGAAGCTGCCATCACCGTTGTTTCGGAACAGGATATTATTGTTGTTTCCATTGTTCCCGATATAGAGATCAATATCGCCGTCATTGTCATAGTCGCCCCATACCGCGCCCCCGGCGTAACCCTGCATGTCGCCCAGCAAGGTGGTGGTCACGTCGGTAAAGACTCCCCCACCGTCATTGCGGAAGAGCTTGTTGCTGACATATGGGGAATTCGCGACATAGAGATCTTCGTCTCCGTCATTGTCGTAATCACCCCAATTGCCGAATCCCCGCGTATCATTTAATGGGGATGCCGTCACATCCTTCCATTCGCTGAGACGGGGGATGGCTCCGGCCAAATCAGGACGGGGGCCGATATTCCCGCTGGGTGGTGTCACCTGTGGTGTTCCCGTTGTTTTCAGAATGCGGCGGAGATATATCGGATGCATGGAGAATCGGGAGGAAACATTAGCTTTCCAGTAACCAGCGCAGGAAGCCGCGGCGCCTGCGACGACCGGCGCGGCGCTGGAAGTTCCGCTAAAACTATTAGTATAATAATAATTCGATCCCTCGGCATTATAGAGGTAGCCATATCCGGTTGTGACGACGTCCTCACCCCATCCCTGGCAATCGACGCGGGCGCCGTAGGATGAGAAGGATAGTCTCTGCAAGTCGCCTTCTGTATAAGTCCCACCGGCATAGGCGCCACCGGCCCCGACAATGATCGCGCCTGAATCTCCGTACCAGTTCAGCAGATCCATGTTGATACCGCCGTTCCCCGCGCATTCGATCACGTGAACATCCTTGACGGCGATAGCCCATTCAATCGAGCTGTAAACGCCATTGTAGGTTTGGTTCGGGTAGGTATCGGTCCAAAACTCAATCGGCACAAATCCGTTACCACCCGTCAGGTCCCACTGATGTTCCAACAACAGCACATCTCCGGGATAGATGCCGCTGGCTGAAGCAGCGGCGACGATGGCGCCGGGGACATTCCATGTTGGGTTTGGATCTCCCATATAGGTTCCATAGAAAGTGCCGCAGGCCTTTATGCTGGAGCCATATGCGATCCCTTTGGTGCCCCAGGAATTATTTTCCGAACCGAAAATGCCGAGAACCGCCGTGCCATGATTATCATCATTCATTGGATCGGAACTGTAGAGATTGAGGATTCCACCGAAATTGTTAAAGAGATCGTTATGTAAAAAATTCCAACTGTACTCCAGATCGCAGACATTAATCCCGCTTCCATCGCCTCCGGGTTGCGTCCATGCCCAATCGGCATTGATTCCTGCCGGCGCAGATGTCGCGGGCCGTAGATAACCCTGGGAGGATTCATAATTCCCTGGTAGGGGAAGGATCATCGGTTTTGGAACCGGTCTCGCGCGATGGATACCCGGACAAGATTCAAGATCGCGGCAGATTTCCCAAATGTCCGGTCCCGAGCCTATTCTTAGACGATACATATTGTTCGGATTATAGAGTTCGTTTCCTGATACGGCTTCGCCTTGGGCGGTGAGTTCATCAATCAATTCCTCGGAAACATCACAAATCCTCCGCCACTCAGACCAGGAAACCCGGGATAGTACTTGATCAATGCCGATCAGTGCATTGGCCGCATTGAGATCAACCGGTGTTCCACCCCGCAGCCTGACCCGCGCATCCTTCTTGAACATAATTTCGACAAGATCGTTCTCGCAGCTATAAGGGGGAGGCGGAGTTATATCATTAGGATTTACGGTTTCCAGATTGATGCCGTTTAAATTTATACAATTCAAGCTTGTGCAATCCATTGAGCCGTCTGCGACGGCCACGCATGCGCAAAGGGCCGTGATGAATATGGTTCCGATTAGAACATTGGGCAAAGTTTTCATGACTCCTCTCCTTTTTTGCAACGAAGTCTCCTCGGGAAAGCAGAATCGGAGGAGGTCCTGGCCCGAATGATATCGGTTGTTTTATGGCCATGATCCTGTGGGGGAATAGAATTCGGTTTCACCTGGAATTTCATCTTACCCTCCTCTCATATCCTTGTGTTTGCCGATATGGGATTTCTTACAGGAGAAGATGAAGAAGAGGAGAATTCATTTTTGCCGGACTGAAAACGGCTATTCGGGGTTCCCGGTGAGTATGAATGCGCTCCAACAGAAAGGGTGAGAATAAGTTAGACCGTCCGGTCCCGCTCCCCGCCGTATCATCCGCCGTTTGGCCCGGGCCAGCGCCTGCGCCCGGTCGGGTTGTGTCGAGAGGGAAATTTCCCTGTAAAAATCCTGCATAAAGATGGATGTCGCTCTGCCGGACACCTCCCAGAGGGCTGCGACAACGCTTCTGGCTCCGCTGTAAAGGAATGCCCGGGTCAAGCCAAGAAGTCCCTCGCCGCTGACCTGTTCGCCGAGTGCGGAAGAGCAAGCCGATAGGACCACTTGATCGCACGGCAGATCGAGCGCGAAGACTTCTGCGACGGAGAGAAAGCCGTCATCCCCCATCTTAACCTGAGGTGTGAGAAGGAGGCCGGAATATCTCGGCCGTCGTTCATTAAAGATCCCATGCGTTGCGAGATGCAGAAGCCTGAAATCATGTTCCGCCCCCCATTGCTTGAGATTGGCCGAGACAGCTTCCCGGCCCCGCAAGACGCGGCACTGACCGTTGCCAAAGAGGGATTCCAACCCAGCGATTTCCTCCCCGGCATAGGGGAGCGGGGAAGCTTCTTTACCCAGGACAGCGCGGGCGAAAATTCCCATCTCGTCACCTTTCGGGAGGATGGGATCTCCAATGATCAGGAGACCTTTCTCGGAGGCGGGCCGGGCGACTGTTCCATGATCGCCCAGGCGCGCCAAAGCGCTGGCGGACGGGGTATAGATAACATCTTTTGTTAAAACAAGATAGGGGAAGTCACCGAATTCGGTGATATCGGCCGGATTAAAACCGGTACGGACCGGCATGATTTCAAAAGGCAGGTAGTACAGGATCCCGTGGGGGGCGATGATAACTCGCGTAGCTTTGTCGAGATCGCTTTCCACAGGACTTAATAGTATTTGCGAGAGTTTAACGGCGGCCGATGCAAAATAGGCCGGATCAGGACCGAGAAGATTGTAATCGCTCAGGAGCGGGAAAATATTCCGAACCGATTCTTCCAATTCAGAGCCCATCGGAAGTTTGTAAAAGCCGAATGAATCTTCGGTGATTTTCCAGAGATAGGCTGCGCTGTCTCCCATTATATATTCTAAAACCAGCTCACCCTTCCTTAAAATATCCTCCTGAAGATTCTTCAGGGTGCTGGGCCGCGGGTATTGTAACTCGGCGTACCGGGGGTCGGACATCCTCAGCTCTTGTTCGAGAAAATCCAACTCCTGCTCGAGACTCGCAATGTCCGCGAGGATCCGGATGGAATCGCTTCCTGTCGCTTCTAATTGTTGCTGGAAAAGCTCCTCGATGCGGTTGAGGATTTCGGCCTCGCGATCCTGATATAATGGATCGGCCCTGCTTCTGAGTTCGACTTCAGCCTCCGCCAGCATATCAAGGAATGAACGCGATTTCGTGCGCTGAGCGATCTCAAACGCCTTCTGATCATAGCCGGCTTCAGGATTCCTTTGGTGTAATTCAAAAAGAAGATCAATCGCCATGTGGTAATAGAGCTCTTTCCGTCCAAAAAAACTGCTTTGCACGCGGGCCGATCCGGCTAATCGTTCTCTTAGGCTCTCACGATCGGCCATGGCATCTGCAAGAAATGTTAAAGCCAGCTCCGAATCGCCTTGGGCCGCGGTGGCGAGTGCCAATCCCCAGTAGATATCCTCGGAAAAACCGCCGAGTCCCATCTCTGCACCCAATTCCACCGCCTGCCTAAAAGCCTCCTGCGCCTTCTCCCAATTCTTCTTTGAAAGGTGGCAGAAGCCGATATCCCTTGTTAAATAGGCCTGAGTAACGCCGACATTCCCCCGGATCGTCCCTGCGATTTGGGATGCCTGTTCCAAATGGGAAAGGGCCTTGTCAGTATCTCCTCTCTGATAATGACAGGACCCAAGATTCTGGAGGATTTGGACTTCCCCCCGCTTATTGTGCATTTGCCTGCAAAGATCCAGCGCTTGGAGGAAATGATGCTGGGCTTCTTCAAAACGTTCCTGGTCAATTAGAACGACGCCCAAGTTTGTTAAACTTGCGGTCGATAACTCCATTAATGAGTATGTTTGGCCGATACGATAAGATTCTTCAAAGAACTCACGGGCGCGTTCCAATTCCCCCGTCAAATAGGCAATATGGCCGAGGCTGAGGACGACCCAGCCCGCCTCCTGTGGACGATCGATCTCACGGGCCATCCGTCTGGCTTTATGAAGCAGCTGCGCCGCTTCCGATAATTCTTGGCGCATCAAAAGAATTGCCGCAACACGCTGGCACCCCTCGATCCGCCAGGTGAGATCCTGAGTTCTCTCACTGGCTTCGAGGGCCGCTCTTCTGAGATTCAGACAGTCGTCAATATTGTTTTGCCACCGCCGAATAATCGACAAGGCGAACAATGCTTCCATCTCCCATTGCGGGAGATCGTGCTCTCTGGCTCCACGAATAGCTGTCTCCAAATGTTCCACGGCGATTTCAATGTAATCGCCCTCTCCCGAGCGGCTTCTATCCTTGAACGTCATCCCCAAACCAATATGAAGATGGGTCGTGGACAAGGCATTTGCCAGCTGATCGCTGATTTTCAGCGCCGCCGCAAAAGAAGATTCGGCATCCGACCAATGTTCCTGTCTTAGACAAGCCCATCCGATTTGTTCCCTTAATACAAGTTCACCCATGAGATCTTTGCGGGATTCATAAACGAGGAGTGCGTTTGACAACAGGCTCTCAGCAGTCGCGGGCTGCCGGCCGAGGAGCTCTATACATCCTGTTCCCAGCTCTTCGATATAGGGGGCGCCGTCGCCCTTCGCCATCTGGTGGAAAAAATCAGTGGCCTCTTCATCCCTTTCCAATTCGTGCAGGGCCAGCGCCAGGCAATAAATGGCGAGGGGTTCATCGGCTTCCTGCGACAATATTCGCTTTGTCGCGACCTCCGCCTCTTCATACCGGCCCCGGGCAGTGAGGGCCCAGGCTGAATCGGCAGGGGATAGCGCCGCGGAGCATGGATCGGGGCCCAGGATGCAGAATCCTACGAGGAGACATTGGAGGAACTGCTTGCCATAAGATGAGATGGAGAGAACCATCCGTGCTGCGAGATGTCCGGTGAAACGCCGGGGATGGCGGCTATCGCCGGCGCCGGGCGTCAGACGCCGCTTGAATCCGAGGCCACACATGATAGTCATCCCTCTCGAACGGTTGGAAATCGTTTCATTAAACAGATCAAAAGACTGTAGGATTGTTGTAACGATTGATGCTGCAGGGAGTATGCCTGTTGATCTCAAACGAAGCAACCCGCTAGAAGGCAGGCAAAGGCAGGTGACGAAGAAGGCGGACGAAGAGGGTAGGCACGAAGGATATGACGGGTAACGAGTTGTCGCATTCCGGCTGCTCATTGGAAGTCCTTTGCGCCCGGGCTCGGGAAGGCGATTCTCAATCGGAGTCGCTTTTCTTTGAAGACCTGCGTGTAAGATTTCACTCGATTGCCAAACGAAGAGTGCGAGCGGACGATGTGGACGATGTTATTCAGGATGCCATTCAAATCGTTCATAGGAAGTACAAAGATCTGGAAATCTCCGCCGGGATATTGGTTTGGAGCCTGACCGTTCTCAGAAATGTCATAGGCAACTACTATCAGGCAAAAAGGAGAGAGGGTCGCCAAATGTCGCATGACGATCAAACCCTTGAGATTCGGGAACCGCTGGCGGTTTCTCTTTGGGATGAGAAATGGAGATGGGCGGAACAGACCTCCGGACTCATTGAGCGGATCGCCGACGCAATCCAGGCACTCTCTCAGAATGATCAACGGTGTGGGAAAATCATGAAAGGGGTTTTAAAAAGCATTGAACTAGGAGGAGGGCAGCGGGAGGTATCTCAAAGGGCCATGGGAATGATTCATGAGGATTTCCCATTTCTTTCCCGTGCGAGTTACCATGTTGCGCTTCACCGGTGCCGGGCGCGTCTTCGAGCCCTTTTAATAGAGATGGAAGGGAACCTCCAGCCGTGAAAGAGCGGATTCAGTGTATCGACCCTGAAAAGGGAGTTTTCATTGCGGCGTATGAACTCGGGCTTCTCGATGATAGTGAGGCGATGCTATTTGAGAGCCATCTGACGGATTGCCCCTACTGCCTTGAAGCTCTTTATGAGGGATCTTCCATTTCCAGGGTCATGACGGATAAGGCGCACCAGATCGGCGCGCTGCTTGAGACGGCCGGGGCGGGGATGGCTCCTGAAAAACGGGATAAGAATCCCGCCAAGACAGTGACGGACTGGTGGAGGAGCGCCGTCTCGCGGCTCAATAAATGGGGGGACATGACGCGCCAACCTAAAGTCTGGGCGCCCCTCGGAGCCCTCGCCGCCGCCGCGGTTGTTTTTGCCGTTCTTCTATCATCGGATGAAACCGCAAGAATCTCAGGATTAGCGCAGATCGAGCCCGTCCCTTATACACAACTGCAGACCAGAGGAGAAGGGGCGACGGACGCCGCTGAACGATTTAGCAGGGGTATGACCTATTATGCGGCGGGAAGATATGAAGAGGCCGCCGCTGAACTGGCAGCCTCCGTGGCGGCCGGGGAAAGGGACGGCCATTGGAAGAACCCTGATCAAACACGTTTTTATTTGGGACTCAGCCTTCTCCTCGAGAACCGGCCGGAGGAGGCCCGGCCCTATTTGAAAGGTACCGCCGCCTCTATAATCCGGCCGATAGCGGAGCGCTCAAAATGGTATTCCGCTCAAATTGAGCTGCTTCTGGGCAATCCTGAAATGGCGGTGGAATATCTTGAATTCCTGGCGGACAGCAGTATTGGTTATAGCAAAAAAGCGAATGAGCAGCTGAACACTTTGCGAGAAGCAGGATGGTAAGTCAAGGAGGTGGTCACCCCGAACGATCAGCTTGTGGAGAGATCCATCAAACGCCCGGGGGGCTTGAAGCGGATATTGTGGCCCGGGCTTCGTTGGCGACCAAGACGGCGGGGCCGATAATCTCATCATTAAAGAGCCGGGATGAATACCCGATTTGAACCTCGACATTTGGAAAAACCCGCTCTCTAACTATAATTTCTTTCGGGGTATCATCCGTATCGGGTGCGTTCATCTCCTCCTGGATTTTATCCCTCTTGGCTTCGAGGTTCATTAGTTCCATCGTAATCTTCTCAAATACATCCCTTCTGTCCTGCGGGAGACGTTCAAGAATAGCAGGGTTTTGTTCAAAAGGCCTCAACGTGGTTTCCAGCTTCTTTATCTTTTCTTCTAGATTCTTGAGGTTTTTATCGATAGTACCTGATCCGCCATCTTGGTTATAACGTGGTCCGACAATGATCGCCGTTCTGGCGCTCATCTTTGAACCAAGAGTACCGGCGTGGACTGAATGCCGGGCTCTTAGGGTGCCGCCGATGATGGCTCCGTTCTCAACGAGGATTTTGCCTTTGCACGTTATATTGCTGTCCAATATCGATTTGTGAACCAGGATATCACCGCCGACATCCACCGTTGCGCTATTGATGTAATTCGCCTCAAGCGAACCGTCGACGAGTATGGTTCCTTTGCCACGTGTTAGAATGGCGCCCATAACCGTCAGATTGCCGCCGGTTTCTACATTGGCAACCTCAATCGAGCCGCCAACGATGACAT
This genomic interval from Candidatus Eisenbacteria bacterium contains the following:
- a CDS encoding VCBS repeat-containing protein yields the protein MKTLPNVLIGTIFITALCACVAVADGSMDCTSLNCINLNGINLETVNPNDITPPPPYSCENDLVEIMFKKDARVRLRGGTPVDLNAANALIGIDQVLSRVSWSEWRRICDVSEELIDELTAQGEAVSGNELYNPNNMYRLRIGSGPDIWEICRDLESCPGIHRARPVPKPMILPLPGNYESSQGYLRPATSAPAGINADWAWTQPGGDGSGINVCDLEYSWNFLHNDLFNNFGGILNLYSSDPMNDDNHGTAVLGIFGSENNSWGTKGIAYGSSIKACGTFYGTYMGDPNPTWNVPGAIVAAASASGIYPGDVLLLEHQWDLTGGNGFVPIEFWTDTYPNQTYNGVYSSIEWAIAVKDVHVIECAGNGGINMDLLNWYGDSGAIIVGAGGAYAGGTYTEGDLQRLSFSSYGARVDCQGWGEDVVTTGYGYLYNAEGSNYYYTNSFSGTSSAAPVVAGAAASCAGYWKANVSSRFSMHPIYLRRILKTTGTPQVTPPSGNIGPRPDLAGAIPRLSEWKDVTASPLNDTRGFGNWGDYDNDGDEDLYVANSPYVSNKLFRNDGGGVFTDVTTTLLGDMQGYAGGAVWGDYDNDGDIDLYIGNNGNNNNILFRNNGDGSFSDATTWPINCGFYGYRPTWVDYDNDGRIDLYVAFSGQANKLYHNDGGGAFSDATIGPEGDTGNTAHAAWSDYDNDGDMDLYLVEMGVPNKMLRNDNGVFTDITTPPLSCVGSHQACCGDYDNDGDQDIYLVDGNYGVPNILLRNDGNFAFTDITAAPLDDTDHCSMATCVDVENDGDLDIYLINNQERSRIYLNDGSGNFVEDTHGLFMWEDYTTTNAWADYDNDGDLDTYFGVTFPANSNTLAQNNSAGGRHYLQVKLAGAASNACGIGARVRIVTGRGIQVREIKADRLQQSLIAHFGLGSETLVTSLQVFWPGGTVQESLMVAADQQITILEKVSSGAGESVQPLSTKLYPNAPNPFRATTPTLIRYDLRQSAPVSLMIYDLAGRRVKSLLSGIEQAPGSHPIHWDGRDDYGHQVAPGVYFYRLNAGAYRESRRMLLMR
- a CDS encoding CHAT domain-containing protein; the protein is MCGLGFKRRLTPGAGDSRHPRRFTGHLAARMVLSISSYGKQFLQCLLVGFCILGPDPCSAALSPADSAWALTARGRYEEAEVATKRILSQEADEPLAIYCLALALHELERDEEATDFFHQMAKGDGAPYIEELGTGCIELLGRQPATAESLLSNALLVYESRKDLMGELVLREQIGWACLRQEHWSDAESSFAAALKISDQLANALSTTHLHIGLGMTFKDRSRSGEGDYIEIAVEHLETAIRGAREHDLPQWEMEALFALSIIRRWQNNIDDCLNLRRAALEASERTQDLTWRIEGCQRVAAILLMRQELSEAAQLLHKARRMAREIDRPQEAGWVVLSLGHIAYLTGELERAREFFEESYRIGQTYSLMELSTASLTNLGVVLIDQERFEEAQHHFLQALDLCRQMHNKRGEVQILQNLGSCHYQRGDTDKALSHLEQASQIAGTIRGNVGVTQAYLTRDIGFCHLSKKNWEKAQEAFRQAVELGAEMGLGGFSEDIYWGLALATAAQGDSELALTFLADAMADRESLRERLAGSARVQSSFFGRKELYYHMAIDLLFELHQRNPEAGYDQKAFEIAQRTKSRSFLDMLAEAEVELRSRADPLYQDREAEILNRIEELFQQQLEATGSDSIRILADIASLEQELDFLEQELRMSDPRYAELQYPRPSTLKNLQEDILRKGELVLEYIMGDSAAYLWKITEDSFGFYKLPMGSELEESVRNIFPLLSDYNLLGPDPAYFASAAVKLSQILLSPVESDLDKATRVIIAPHGILYYLPFEIMPVRTGFNPADITEFGDFPYLVLTKDVIYTPSASALARLGDHGTVARPASEKGLLIIGDPILPKGDEMGIFARAVLGKEASPLPYAGEEIAGLESLFGNGQCRVLRGREAVSANLKQWGAEHDFRLLHLATHGIFNERRPRYSGLLLTPQVKMGDDGFLSVAEVFALDLPCDQVVLSACSSALGEQVSGEGLLGLTRAFLYSGARSVVAALWEVSGRATSIFMQDFYREISLSTQPDRAQALARAKRRMIRRGAGPDGLTYSHPFCWSAFILTGNPE
- a CDS encoding sigma-70 family RNA polymerase sigma factor, which encodes MTGNELSHSGCSLEVLCARAREGDSQSESLFFEDLRVRFHSIAKRRVRADDVDDVIQDAIQIVHRKYKDLEISAGILVWSLTVLRNVIGNYYQAKRREGRQMSHDDQTLEIREPLAVSLWDEKWRWAEQTSGLIERIADAIQALSQNDQRCGKIMKGVLKSIELGGGQREVSQRAMGMIHEDFPFLSRASYHVALHRCRARLRALLIEMEGNLQP
- a CDS encoding FapA family protein; the protein is MSELTEIAAKTDEKRQIRLCSDLENLTLYLDIIHDSEPIPIDAEMIKRLLAEKKIELTNEYTTLFDEFIADFNANPRNITEHLLFSGRAPVHGIDAPVSWEIEFEKRALSLEGREKINIHEVTSFFNVDKGQVILRLGDPTPGVDGIDIYGGTLVAREGSAMPFEAGVNVQYIDPHTCVATNSGAIQIKGKSISISPVYNVDGDVDFSVGNIDYKGAVFIKGNICDGFSVKSEFDVIVGGSIEVANVETGGNLTVMGAILTRGKGTILVDGSLEANYINSATVDVGGDILVHKSILDSNITCKGKILVENGAIIGGTLRARHSVHAGTLGSKMSARTAIIVGPRYNQDGGSGTIDKNLKNLEEKIKKLETTLRPFEQNPAILERLPQDRRDVFEKITMELMNLEAKRDKIQEEMNAPDTDDTPKEIIVRERVFPNVEVQIGYSSRLFNDEIIGPAVLVANEARATISASSPPGV